One Fusarium oxysporum f. sp. lycopersici 4287 supercont2.59 genomic scaffold, whole genome shotgun sequence DNA window includes the following coding sequences:
- a CDS encoding uncharacterized protein (At least one base has a quality score < 10) has protein sequence MTADVHHASPRTDSLANFFRSPKLVYSTFLMAMAFFTFGYDGAISGGILAMVPFVNQISHTRLPNGTPYLTSTDISIMTALPVTGCVLGLPLAAQFADKYGRKKMILVGCIFSAVGSAIQTAAFGLAEIVVGRWIANVAIWLFIVLGSTYMAEIAPENVRGAIVGTSIVLINTAAIVASGVNWSMSTEMSAMSFRLPLGLGILFPLILFVGLFFVDDSPTWYLTKSRDSDALRSLRSVRSGYPEAEILAEFAALKAQASIREDDSKVPWIDIFRGTNLRRSLLAMSIGNMQQLSGIAFATNYATIFLATVSGNVSPFLLTMVGAILAFAGAVTGIYLVDRVGRRTLALSTFTMVFCIDLVVGVLGFMDYTGNPSIAKAIASMCMLFSFFFAAGFGPLTYVVSAEIPTARLRNKTSSFSFLTLAAFSTVVIYVLPYISQPDAGNLGPKTYLVFAGWMAGCIIITYLYLPETKGRTPAELDAMFEARVPARKFKDYQCNLSMESYMNEEKIEAEIAHHEAKV, from the exons ATGACTGCCGACGTTCATCATGCATCGCCGCGAACTGATTCGTTGGCAAACTTCTTCCGGAGTCCAAAGTTGGTCTACTCCA CCTTCCTCATGGCCATGGCCTTCTTCACCTTTGGCTATGACGGTGCTATCAGCGGCGGCATCCTCGCCATGGTCCCTTTCGTCAACCAAATCTCTCACACCCGTCTCCCCAATGGCACTCCATACTTGACCTCAACCGAcatctccatcatgacaGCTCTCCCCGTCACTGGCTGTGTCCTCGGACTGCCCCTGGCAGCCCAGTTCGCCGATAAATATGGCCGCAAGAAAATGATACTTGTCGGCTGCATTTTTAGTGCTGTTGGAAGCGCCATCCAGACTGCTGCGTTTGGGCTGGCGGAGATAGTCGTCGGTCGTTGGATTGCGA ATGTTGCCATCTGGCTCTTCATTGTGCTTGGCTCAACCTACATGGCCGAGATTGCACCCGAAAACGTCCGTGGCGCCATCGTCGGAACATCCATCGTCCTCATTAACACAGCAGCCATCGTCGCAAGTGGCGTCAACTGGTCCATGAGCACTGAAATGTCCGCCATGTCATTCCGTCTCCCCCTTGGCCTCGGCATCCTCTTCcctctcatcctcttcgtTGGACTCTTCTTCGTTGATGATTCACCAACCTGGTACCTTACCAAGTCTCGTGATAGCGATGCCCTTAGGTCTCTTAGAAGCGTCCGCAGTGGCTACCCAGAGGCTGAGATTTTGGCTGAGTTCGCGGCTCTAAAGGCCCAAGCGTCTATTCGTGAGGATGACTCCAAGGTTCCGTGGATCGATATCTTCCGCGGAACAAATCTCCGTCGATCTCTCTTGGCCATGTCCATCGGAAACATGCAGCAACTCTCAGGTATTGCTTTCGCAACAAACTACGCtaccatcttcctcgccacAGTCAGCGGCAACGTGTCTCCTTTCCTTCTCACCATGGTCGGCGCCATCCTCGCTTTCGCCGGCGCAGTCACCGGAATCTACCTTGTCGACAGAGTCGGACGCCGAACCCTCGCCCTCAGCACCTTCACTATGGTCTTCTGTATTGACCTCGTCGTCGGGGTCCTTGGCTTCATGGACTATACAGGAAACCCCAGCATCGCCAAGGCCATTGCGAGTATGTGCATGCTCTTCTCGTTTTTCTTCGCAGCTGGATTCGGCCCTCTGACTTATGTCGTCTCTGCTGAAATACCAACTGCTCGTCTGCGCAACAAGACCAGCTCTTTCTCATTCTTGACTCTGGCTGCTTTCTCTACTGTTGTAATCTACGTGCTGCCATATATCTCACAGCCCGATGC AGGTAACCTTGGTCCGAAGACGTACCTCGTCTTTGCTGGTTGGATGGCCGGGTGCATCATTATTACATACCTGTACCTTCCCGAGACCAAGGGAAGAACCCCTGCTGAGCTGGATGCCATGTTTGAAG